A region of Sugiyamaella lignohabitans strain CBS 10342 chromosome A, complete sequence DNA encodes the following proteins:
- the QRI1 gene encoding UDP-N-acetylglucosamine diphosphorylase (UDP-N-acetylglucosamine pyrophosphorylase; catalyzes the formation of UDP-N-acetylglucosamine (UDP-GlcNAc), which is important in cell wall biosynthesis, protein N-glycosylation, and GPI anchor biosynthesis; protein abundance increases in response to DNA replication stress; GO_component: GO:0005737 - cytoplasm [Evidence IEA,IEA]; GO_component: GO:0005737 - cytoplasm [Evidence IDA] [PMID 14562095]; GO_component: GO:0005634 - nucleus [Evidence IDA] [PMID 14562095]; GO_function: GO:0003977 - UDP-N-acetylglucosamine diphosphorylase activity [Evidence IEA]; GO_function: GO:0003977 - UDP-N-acetylglucosamine diphosphorylase activity [Evidence IDA] [PMID 9603950]; GO_function: GO:0016779 - nucleotidyltransferase activity [Evidence IEA,IEA]; GO_function: GO:0016740 - transferase activity [Evidence IEA]; GO_process: GO:0006048 - UDP-N-acetylglucosamine biosynthetic process [Evidence IEA]; GO_process: GO:0006048 - UDP-N-acetylglucosamine biosynthetic process [Evidence IDA] [PMID 9603950]; GO_process: GO:0008152 - metabolic process [Evidence IEA]), with product MTSSDIQSLRSKYESAGQGHVFQFWDKLSPSEQESLLTQLDQINPQFVTEVAQNTLNGKHNTGVATPDIISPLPKEATGSVVDADPSQIAAWSKLGLEAIAANKVGVVLLSGGQGTRLGSSNPKGCYDVNLPSHKSLFQLQAERIIKITELAKAAVPTASESVVVPWYIMTSGPTRKSVEQFFKDNKYFGLDPANVIFFEQGVLPCLTPEGKIILESKSSVAVAPDGNGGIYNALYKHNILADIKKRGIEHIHTYCVDNCLVKVADPAFIGFALQRNVDIATKVVRKRDATESVGLIVSKNGAPGVIEYSEIPSELASATEAHDDKLLKFRAANIVNHYYSAKFLLNIPNWESSFLPFHVAHKKIPFADAETGSTVKPSAPNGVKLEQFVFDVFPRLAFNNFASLEVNRQDEFSPLKNGPGAKVDCPETSRSDVLGQSARWLTAAGAILEGDVEVSPLTSYGGEGLESFKGRKIPASSIV from the coding sequence ATGACTAGCTCAGATATTCAAAGCCTTCGCTCAAAATATGAGTCTGCTGGCCAAGGCCATGTGTTTCAGTTTTGGGATAAGTTAAGTCCAAGCGAGCAAGAATCTCTACTCACCCAGTTGGATCAAATCAATCCTCAGTTTGTTACTGAAGTTGCCCAGAATACTCTTAACGGCAAACACAACACAGGCGTAGCTACTCCTGATATTATCTCTCCTCTGCCAAAGGAAGCAACCGGATCTGTTGTTGACGCTGATCCCAGTCAGATTGCTGCCTGGTCTAAACTGGGTCTTGAGGCGATTGCTGCTAATAAGGTCGGTGTGGTTCTTTTGTCTGGCGGTCAAGGAACTCGTCTGGGTTCTTCCAATCCAAAAGGCTGTTACGATGTGAATTTGCCCTCTCATAAGAGTCTCTTCCAGCTTCAAGCCGAAAGAATCATTAAAATTACGGAACTGGCCAAGGCTGCTGTTCCTACTGCCTCAGAAAGTGTAGTTGTACCCTGGTACATCATGACTAGTGGACCTACTAGAAAGTCTGTAGAGCAGTTTTTCAAGGACAACAAATATTTTGGCTTGGATCCTGCAAATGTTATCTTTTTTGAGCAAGGTGTTCTTCCATGCCTCACTCCTGAAGGGAAGATCATCCTTGAGAGTAAGTCATCAGTTGCCGTGGCTCCCGATGGCAACGGTGGTATTTATAACGCTCTCTACAAGCACAACATTCTCGCTGATATTAAGAAGAGAGGTATTGAACATATTCACACATACTGCGTTGACAACTGTCTTGTCAAGGTGGCAGATCCAGCTTTTATTGGTTTCGCACTTCAAAGAAATGTTGACATAGCCACCAAAGTTGTTCGCAAACGAGATGCAACCGAATCTGTTGGTTTGATTGTCTCTAAAAATGGTGCTCCTGGCGTTATTGAATATTCAGAAATCCCATCCGAACTTGCTTCTGCCACTGAAGCTCATGATGACAAACTTCTCAAGTTCCGAGCTGCCAACATTGTCAACCACTACTACTCGGCTAAATTTCTCCTCAATATCCCGAATTGGGAGTCATCATTCTTACCATTCCACGTTGCACACAAGAAAATTCCATTTGCTGACGCTGAAACTGGTTCCACCGTCAAGCCTTCTGCCCCCAATGGTGTGAAGCTAGAGCAGTTTGTGTTCGACGTTTTCCCTAGACTTGCATTCAACAATTTCGCCTCTTTGGAGGTAAATAGACAGGACGAATTCAGTCCTTTGAAGAATGGGCCGGGTGCTAAAGTTGATTGTCCTGAGACTTCTCGTTCCGATGTGTTGGGCCAATCGGCCAGATGGctgactgctgctggcgcCATCCTAGAAGGCGATGTCGAGGTTTCTCCACTAACTAGTTACGGTGGTGAAGGCTTGGAATCTTTCAAAGGTAGAAAAATCCCCGCATCTTCTATTGTTTAG
- the MRE11 gene encoding MRX complex nuclease subunit, translated as MDVLSATGFLNYYGRVTDSRNIEVKPVMFRKGNTKLALYGISNLRDERMKHTFKHGRAKFLRPSVQTNEFFNLLAVHQNHHAHTKRGVFPEEYIPDYIDAVVWGHEHECLIDPKINVRKGFSVIQPGSSVATSLIEGEAVPKHVAIMSVTGKTFTMENIRLKTVRPFAIETVELSRSPIKPGVDNRTQVTRWLEKRVKDLIQRAVNEWEEVNRTPGFDNNGEDKTGCPLPLIRLKVEYSGDYQVENPTRFSNRFVGQVANVDDVIHYFRRKVSSSNGKGQNISRTDITINKTKDENGLEMIQVEELIEEFLKTDEMSLLHGRALSTAINNLVTKEDKAAIKQFFEKSLEVQSKVLVGMGVEDVQSIIAALEKTKINTQESLKEIADEQTPSSTARYHSSDSLEPESLRTGSKAKTDLATESTQRQRAVPVKTTGRGRNTRTKVSTNYEDDENDDDLDEGNILPKTSRLSTRTRKPTSQPVIRVVSDSDEPLDIDDDKDDDEEGEEEEEDPEVIISDYDEPAPTPPPRRTTGRSTRARPGLSAARRQAPKSSTTSNQVISRPPQVRKPTPIQAERPSQRASSRMAAAAVSSCVSPYHSQMLPLTRFLE; from the coding sequence ATGGATGTTTTGTCGGCTACTGGATTCTTAAACTATTATGGAAGAGTGACTGACAGTCGGAACATAGAGGTCAAGCCAGTAATGTTCAGAAAGGGGAACACTAAGCTGGCGTTATACGGTATATCCAATTTGCGAGATGAAAGGATGAAGCATACTTTCAAGCATGGAAGAGCAAAATTTTTGAGACCAAGTGTCCAAACAAATGAGTTTTTCAATCTTCTTGCAGTCCACCAAAACCACCATGCTCACACCAAGCGGGGTGTCTTTCCAGAGGAGTATATTCCAGATTACATTGATGCAGTAGTTTGGGGCCATGAGCATGAGTGTCTCATTGACCCCAAGATAAATGTGCGTAAAGGTTTCAGCGTTATTCAGCCAGGAAGTTCAGTAGCTACCAGTTTGATTGAAGGTGAAGCGGTGCCTAAGCATGTAGCTATTATGTCAGTCACAGGGAAAACGTTTACCATGGAGAATATTAGACTGAAGACAGTGAGGCCCTTTGCGATTGAAACGGTTGAACTTTCTCGGAGCCCTATTAAGCCTGGAGTTGATAATAGGACACAGGTCACTAGATGGCTCGAGAAAAGGGTCAAAGACCTGATCCAACGAGCAGTAAACGAGTGGGAAGAAGTTAATAGAACTCCAGGTTTTGATAACAATGGAGAAGATAAAACTGGATGTCCCTTGCCACTGATCCGGCTCAAAGTTGAATATTCAGGTGATTATCAAGTTGAGAACCCAACAAGATTTTCCAATAGATTTGTCGGTCAAGTTGCCAATGTTGATGACGTAATCCATTACTTTCGACGTAAAGTTTCTAGCAGCAATGGAAAGGgacaaaatatttcaagaacAGATATTACTATTAACAAAACTAAAGACGAAAATGGGCTTGAAATGATTCAAGTGGAAGAGTTGATAGAGGAGTTTCTTAAAACAGATGAGATGAGCCTTTTACATGGCAGAGCGCTGTCAActgcaataaataatctcGTCACCAAAGAAGATAAGGCAGCAATAAAACAATTTTTCGAGAAATCTTTGGAAGTTCAGTCCAAAGTGCTTGTTGGAATGGGCGTCGAGGATGTTCAATCGATCATAGCTGCCCTTGAAAAGACCAAAATTAATACTCAAGAAAGCTTAAAAGAGATTGCAGATGAGCAAACCCCTTCGAGTACCGCAAGGTACCATTCATCAGACAGCCTGGAACCAGAGTCACTTCGAACAGGATCCAAGGCAAAAACTGATCTTGCCACCGAATCTACACAAAGACAAAGGGCCGTGCCAGTAAAAACGACTGGGAGAGGAAGGAATACCCGTACAAAGGTGTCAACAAACTAcgaggatgatgaaaatgatgatgaccTTGATGAAGGAAATATTTTGCCGAAGACTAGTCGACTATCGACTCGAACTCGGAAGCCTACCTCACAGCCAGTCATAAGGGTTGTCTCGGATTCAGACGAACCACTGGACATAGATGACGACaaggatgatgatgaagaaggagaagaagaagaagaagatcctGAGGTCATAATTTCCGATTACGATGAGCCAGCGCCAACGCCACCGCCGCGTAGGACGACGGGTCGTAGTACCAGAGCTCGTCCTGGtctctcagcagcaaggCGACAAGCGCCGAAATCCAGCACCACTAGTAATCAGGTTATTTCCCGACCGCCACAAGTCAGAAAACCAACACCAATACAGGCTGAAAGACCGTCGCAGCGAGCCAGTTCTAGgatggcagcagcagctgtaaGTAGTTGTGTTTCACCTTATCATTCTCAAATGTTACCTCTAACACGCTTTTTAGAATAA
- the RPL23B gene encoding ribosomal 60S subunit protein L23B (Ribosomal 60S subunit protein L23B; homologous to mammalian ribosomal protein L23 and bacterial L14; RPL23B has a paralog, RPL23A, that arose from the whole genome duplication; GO_component: GO:0005737 - cytoplasm [Evidence IEA,IEA]; GO_component: GO:0005829 - cytosol [Evidence IDA] [PMID 22932476]; GO_component: GO:0022625 - cytosolic large ribosomal subunit [Evidence IDA] [PMID 11983894]; GO_component: GO:0005634 - nucleus [Evidence IDA] [PMID 22932476]; GO_component: GO:0030529 - ribonucleoprotein complex [Evidence IEA]; GO_component: GO:0005840 - ribosome [Evidence IEA,IEA]; GO_function: GO:0003735 - structural constituent of ribosome [Evidence IEA]; GO_function: GO:0003735 - structural constituent of ribosome [Evidence IC] [PMID 11983894]; GO_process: GO:0002181 - cytoplasmic translation [Evidence IC] [PMID 11983894]; GO_process: GO:0006412 - translation [Evidence IEA]) — translation MPFTNNIKLGLPVGAVINCCDNSGARNLYIISVKGVGARLNRLPAAGVGDMVMATVKKGKPELRKKVMPAIVVRQSKPWRRRDGVYLYFEDNAGVIVNPKGEMKGSAITGPVGKECADLWPRIASNSGVVV, via the coding sequence ATGCCCTTTACTAACAATATCAAGCTCGGTCTCCCCGTTGGTGCCGTCATCAACTGTTGCGACAACTCTGGTGCTAGAAACCTCTACATCATCTCCGTCAAGGGTGTTGGTGCTAGACTTAACCGtcttcctgctgctggtgtcggtGACATGGTTATGGCCACTGTCAAGAAGGGTAAGCCTGAGCTCCGTAAGAAGGTTATGCCTGCTATTGTTGTTCGTCAATCTAAGCcatggagaagaagagatggtGTCTATCTTTACTTTGAAGATAACGCCGGTGTCATTGTTAACCCTAAGGGTGAAATGAAGGGCTCTGCTATCACTGGACCCGTTGGTAAGGAATGTGCTGATTTGTGGCCAAGAATTGCTTCAAACTCcggtgttgttgtttaa